Proteins encoded in a region of the Stieleria neptunia genome:
- a CDS encoding NACHT domain-containing protein yields MEPDYWVIVEASKSTTLEKLRTDLAKFQAVRPALLTDNIYSKCYFVTQNEPSEGLITTGNGFHVNVMSFKTFSKELINHEVYRYAREARPFGSSVNPFNGESDPIEYVPVEYSTIDGTQTFDIAAISKRLSMGKRFVLLGEYGTGKSRCLRQIFHQMAIHAQEACMFPFAIDLRRHWGAKSGEEIVRRHFQDLGLSEYTDSILRAYTQGGVVFLLDGFDEIGSQAWSDKTSYLRAIRREAVVAIRDLIESSKGGVIVTGRHHFFDSNEEMLDCLGLIKAEDLVVYAPNEFSKEQMETYLTKAGIKISVPSWLPKRPLIGQVIASINAEEQSRIFLQEASEVAFWKEFVSVLCKREARIHHALHAEGIHSILKRLARITRQKPSNVGPISLNEVNQVFAELAGTLPVDESTAMLQRLPGLGRLSAESSDRQFVDAYILDGLRGDDLVDCLRKVSTLPLKDRFIHPLGSLGISIVTSECLREDQQRDAVYVARQLSESNPTFSSDIIAALAVANATTIDTKGMVITNGEFSKLDLTQENLVNLTLVSCVLHQLYLPESQPTNLFLKDCLVSEAFGISAAKPSLPPWLSSCSAERIHHMDTLDRIKQADLSPSELILVTILKKTFFQPGAGRKEEALMRGLGDLAKPGVAQKIVNRLLQEEILTQGPGRSGRIYRPNRSQTDRVGKIVADLGKSIDPIWEFASKLT; encoded by the coding sequence GTGGAACCTGACTACTGGGTAATTGTCGAAGCATCAAAATCCACCACGCTAGAAAAGCTCCGTACAGACCTCGCGAAATTTCAGGCAGTACGACCAGCGTTGCTAACCGACAACATCTACTCCAAGTGCTATTTTGTTACTCAAAACGAGCCCTCTGAGGGTCTGATCACAACGGGCAATGGATTCCATGTAAACGTTATGTCATTCAAGACATTCAGCAAAGAGCTAATTAACCATGAGGTTTACCGTTATGCACGTGAAGCTCGTCCATTCGGTAGTTCAGTTAATCCCTTTAATGGAGAATCGGATCCGATTGAATACGTTCCCGTCGAATACTCGACGATTGATGGCACGCAGACTTTTGACATCGCTGCAATATCGAAGCGGCTATCAATGGGGAAACGGTTTGTATTGCTGGGAGAATACGGAACCGGGAAAAGTCGCTGTCTTCGTCAAATTTTCCACCAAATGGCAATTCATGCGCAGGAAGCATGCATGTTTCCGTTTGCGATTGACTTGCGTCGGCACTGGGGAGCTAAGTCAGGCGAAGAGATTGTCAGGAGACACTTCCAAGACCTAGGGCTTTCTGAATACACCGACTCAATCCTCCGTGCATACACGCAGGGAGGTGTTGTTTTCTTGCTTGACGGCTTTGACGAAATTGGATCTCAGGCGTGGAGTGACAAGACATCGTACTTGAGAGCAATTCGACGCGAGGCGGTGGTAGCAATTCGAGATTTAATCGAATCAAGCAAAGGTGGGGTGATTGTCACGGGGCGACATCATTTTTTCGATTCCAACGAAGAGATGCTTGATTGTTTAGGGCTGATAAAGGCTGAAGACTTAGTCGTATATGCGCCAAATGAGTTTTCGAAAGAGCAAATGGAGACTTACCTGACTAAAGCTGGGATCAAAATATCTGTTCCAAGCTGGTTGCCGAAGCGGCCGTTGATAGGCCAAGTCATCGCGAGCATAAACGCAGAAGAACAGTCCCGGATATTTCTGCAGGAGGCTAGCGAGGTCGCATTTTGGAAGGAGTTCGTCTCGGTTCTTTGCAAACGCGAGGCAAGAATTCATCATGCTCTACATGCAGAGGGAATACATTCAATACTGAAGCGACTTGCTAGAATTACTCGTCAGAAACCGTCGAACGTGGGTCCGATAAGTCTCAACGAAGTGAATCAAGTGTTTGCAGAACTTGCAGGGACACTTCCAGTTGACGAATCGACTGCAATGTTGCAGCGTCTTCCAGGTCTCGGTCGTTTATCAGCTGAATCAAGCGACCGTCAATTCGTGGATGCGTACATCCTAGACGGTCTAAGGGGTGACGATTTGGTTGATTGTCTAAGAAAAGTTTCGACGCTACCCCTAAAAGACCGCTTCATTCATCCGCTAGGTTCGCTTGGAATTTCAATCGTCACGTCTGAATGCCTTCGCGAAGACCAGCAAAGGGACGCGGTGTATGTCGCGAGACAGCTAAGCGAATCCAACCCTACTTTTTCATCTGATATAATTGCAGCATTGGCAGTCGCCAATGCGACGACTATCGACACGAAAGGGATGGTGATCACAAATGGTGAATTCAGCAAACTCGACCTCACTCAGGAAAACCTCGTCAATCTGACTCTTGTTAGTTGTGTTCTACATCAACTTTATCTTCCTGAATCCCAGCCAACAAACCTCTTCCTCAAGGATTGTTTGGTGTCTGAAGCGTTTGGGATATCGGCGGCCAAACCATCCCTGCCACCCTGGTTGTCGAGCTGTTCAGCCGAGCGCATCCATCATATGGATACACTCGACCGAATCAAGCAAGCCGACTTATCGCCCTCAGAGCTGATATTAGTTACGATTTTGAAAAAGACGTTCTTCCAGCCAGGAGCGGGAAGGAAAGAGGAGGCGCTAATGCGAGGCTTAGGGGACCTTGCGAAGCCCGGTGTCGCACAAAAAATTGTTAACCGGCTATTGCAAGAAGAAATCCTAACTCAGGGCCCTGGACGGTCCGGTCGAATCTACCGGCCCAATCGATCTCAAACAGATCGCGTAGGCAAAATTGTCGCGGACCTCGGTAAGTCGATAGATCCCATTTGGGAATTCGCGAGCAAATTAACATAG